The segment AGTAGTTTAGGAATAAATTAGATTTgtcgtttcaaaaaaaattatgtaatttgattttaattaatctatactaataaaattaattaatatgaattcACAAATACAATGTACTATCTACattaatatacatatacaataattaatatattaattgaaagaagaattcacaaataaaaagttattatgtacattaattaatatatttataaaattaattaatatgaagtGGCATTTAATAGGTggaatttgaataaaaaaaaatatatactataaaaatgacaagtggatattaaataatttaaaaaaatctagaaaatgacaaatgtcaaaaTAAAGGAGAAGGAGACACGTGgcaaaatcatttttatttattagggtagatatgtATACTTTGAATTTTATTAGTCAAACCAACGAGGAGATAGCAAAAGAATAGACAATTACAAAGGACCAACCATAATGGGATTTTGTAACCACACAACTCAATTGGCTTTGATCTTACTATTTCTATGCATAAAACTAGCAATCTATGATCTTTTTGAAAATCAATCCTTCTAATGTATTTGTGACAAAACACCATTGTATTTCTATAAGACCACAAAACCCATATAGTTGTCATGAAAATAACCTCCAAAGCTACATGTTTCATCTTTGTCATCGGTCGAGCATTCCCTGTTTTAGTAAATTACTTCTACTAGAAATACAATCCAAAGAACCCTCTAAATTTAGATATCAAATAGTTATTTGTCTTAAAACTCTAACATACTTTTTTTCCCACGAAGTATATGATATTCCAGCAGTATCTAGTTGCATGTACAATTGATTTTAGTTGGAAACGATGTTCATTGATCAAAAGATAGTACATCATTTAGTTTGTGATATTACTTACTACTAACCACAAATATTATCCCAAATCTAAGCATTTGCAATGAAATATTTCCATATCCATTTTCACCCATACAATATAAAACTTTATATATTCCTATATTAGAGTCCCAGATAGACACATTCGTATCTCCTCTAAATATGTAGGACAATGGCTCTTCTGGAAAGAAAACCAGATACTACACGAATTGATTTACAAGGTATTACtgactttaaaataaaaaagaaaaaaaaaatgatcatGAATCATGATGATGCATGTAAGTCATGATTATACCAATATCTATTATAAAACCACATTGAATCAGCTGTAACAGCATATCCATCTTGATTCCTATGCCAACTATGATACGCATGTGTTCTATTCTTGATGTCCAAAATAGCATGCCCATAACTAGCTTCTCTAAAAGCAGAGTACATCGGTTGTGGCTCAGTCATgctacatcatcatcatcattcaaCAAACCATAAGTGTTACTTATCAtcaaatttttataataaaatttaaaaatacaatcattaaataacaaaagaaatattatattttaattacttGATAGCCAATCCCTCAAGATTTCCTCCATCCCCAATGGTTATGTATATAGGAGCAGAATCATCTTTTATAGGATCACATTTCGAGTTAACAACATCATAACCAATGTTTGATATTCTCTCCTGTAccaagggcaaaatcgtcatttTACCCTCAAACTTTCTATATACAACACTTACTTTACCCAAAAGTCAAGCAACCTCTATAtgggtgtttcttttttacttaatagagaaagtttttaactttttacaaatttgccctcaTTTACTTTTTCCATGTGTAGAAACTAGAAAGAAAGACTTACTGTGCGTTCATAGGCATGGACATGACCAGAAAACACAACATCAACTTTGTATTTTACAAACCAAGGCTCGAATATGACTCTCATAGATTCACCTTCCATATAATGATAGATATAGCTATTGTACAAGGGCGTATGCGTCATTACAATCAACCATGGGGTTTCACTTCTATCAACTTTGGGCAATTCTTTTTCCAGCCATTCGTGTTGAGGAGTGTATTTACCTAACAAAATTTTGTAAAAAGTTTACACCTTTTTGTTTCtatgatttggggttgtgaatgATTCTATATTtagtagaaaaaaaaaaatttgaaatttgaatacCATAAGCTGAATATGAAGATAAAACAATGATGTATGCTGAAGCTATCTTGATTGAGTACCAAAAAGGGGAAGTACTTTCTGATGCTTCAAAGGGGACTTGATACCTGTGAGTATAAGGCTTAAAAGGTTCAGTCTCTCCCTGCAACAAAATTACCAAAACTTGAATCTTTTGACTTTTCTTGAATCTTTTGAGACATATTTGAGGATTGAATAGACAAAAGTTTGTGAGTTTATAAAGAAAGGAAGGTGAAAAGTCAAAGAGTTACAAGTTCGGGTGCAAAGTCAAGTTCATGATTTCCTGCAGTCCATATCCATGGTTGATATGCTGTACTTCTTTCAGCAAATCTTCCCCATGAATCCCATCTTGTGTTATCATGATAAGGATAGTTATCAGCATAAGAAATGTCTCCAACGAATAAGACGGTTTTTCCTTTTGTAGGATTCATTTCATAGTGAGTAAGTGTGATGTTTGAATCAAAACTTTGGCCAAGATCTCCTGTATAAATTAACAAACACAACCTTAATGACACAGATATTCAGTACAAATTATCCAAAGTAGTGAAAGTTTTTAAGGAAAGAATACCAATAAGGCCAAAAGTAAAAGGGACATCTGGTCCAATTGGGGGAGGAGTTGTGAACCAGAAAGTTCTTGATGCATGTTCGATCCCAATTTCATAGTAGTATTTTGTATCGTGCTGCAAAACAGAACTAATCAATATGattccaaacaaaattttcttttaattagtGTAAAGATCTTAAATGTTACGAATTATAAGAATGTTTGGTAGTAGAAATCAAAATTAGTACCTCCAAATCAGTAAGATTGCAATGATGGATGAATCCAGAAGTATAATCGTAGTATGTGTAGGTGGTAATAATGCCCTCAGCTGTGTTCTGACTACTGCTGTCTTCACTCCAATAAACAACTGTATCTGAACCTGGTTCCTCCATTGTCACCCAAGATACAATCATTGCCTTCCCCACATGATCACCTTGGGTTATATGAACCTTGATTTAGAAAACGGACAATCAATTTCATTAACATCATCGACAATACCAAGTGTAAATCAAGTAGATGCAGATGAGCTGTAAAGAGGTTCCTAAATCATACAATTAATCTCAGAAGTTGAGCGAAATGCAAATGAGGTTCTTAAATTGAACAAAACCCTATCAAAACTAACCTAAAATGAAAGCGATATGAAAATGGGGATTTTAGATGGAAATCGATACCTGTTGAGGCGCATTATAACCAGGAGGCTCAGTAAACACATCACTGTCAAGAGGCATATCGATAGTTTTCTCATATTTTCTTACAAAACTACTGGTTGTTCCTCCATCAACAAACAAAGCGGATTCGAACACCAATAGCCCAAGAACAGAGACAATAACAGGGCACCATCGGACACTCATTTTATTCACGCTCCTTTCGATTCCTCCCAGCTTAACATGCGCAAAACCAGAACTCTAGTatcctttattttttttacatccTTTCAAATGAAAAAAGTACTCGATTTCTGGCTTTTCACTGCTTAATCCTTACGGAATAATGTGTGTTAGTGATGATTGCAAAAGAGTGGGAATAACGTATCGAAGAATTCTTCAAGGATCTGCTAAATTTTGTATAATCTCTGGTTTCTGAATGGAGATGGAGTGATCATGAGACTGGAGGTGTATGGTTAACTCGTAAATCGGATCCAACAACCCTCATGGTCATGGGTTCTTCCTAATTATTTGGGAGGGAAAAGCGACATTACTTCAACGATTTTATAAATCTATTCTTTTATAATTATTCTACAAAATACTACAAAAGCAAAGGGTCTATCAACAGTACCGGTTGCCGGTTATCCTTTTGCACACGTGTAGGTAGCGGTTTAACCCTAGCTTCTATTTGTTACCCAAAAAGTCACCGGCTCTCTCCTGCACATCGTTTCCCGTCTCTTACACGCTCAATCTGGAAGCATCCAGATATCCGGCCAGCCACCATTACAGCCTCCCTACATCCGCCTCCGGCATCTACCTCCTACTCTGTAAGTTTCCTTTCCTTTATTCTCTAAGTGATTTGGATTATCTATTTGGGTAGACTTTCCAGCTCCTGCGACACCCACCCTCCTGCCATACTTCTGAGTTTTTTCCCACCTCTGTGAGTTTTACTGTTTCTCTTTGACTCTCTGTAAACATTTGGGTTATTTGCTTTATGACTTATTAGGCTTCCCCTTTGTTTCTTTCCCCTGTAACAAATTTCTTCCTCTAATCCTCTGGTCGACAAAAATGGGCAAATGGCAATATACCTATTCCACAAAGCTAAGATATTTAGTAATTGTTTTTTATCCAGTGTAATTAcatatttttgttttataaaactATCTTTTTGCTTTATATATTATGTGCAAGTTCAAGAAAAAATACAGGTTTGAACGGATAAAATTTTTTAATAACTGaaaattttatcatttttattaataataataatatgaatatgttataaaaatcaataaaattgTATTTTGGTCATATTTACATAATTTACTTTCCAGTTCTATTGATtacaaaccaaacaaaaaataGATTTCATTTCGTATCAACTGTGATTTCAATTCATTAATATTATaattcttttaaaatattttatttcttccAAAAAAGCATTATCTGAACCAAATGTCTTCTCGGATATCTTCAATGGTTAATTTCTCGAAAGCATATTATTACTGTCACATCAGGTTTTTAGTAACTTTTATTTATCAAAACGTTGTTATAAACTTTTTTCATTtgttaactttttcaaaaaaaaaaaattattattttatctttATGTTTTTCATATGTTATTTAAACCGTCTTCATAtcattttcaacttttaagcaggGTGTTCAAAATCGTACATCCAAAATTTTAGATATTTAAAAATCTGGATGGTGTTTATATACATTaaaaaaagataaatcatatagttattgaattttatcaaatatatcaaGTTTTTAAAAGCGATATGTTAATAtttgatataaaaaaaaaaactcaataaatTATTTTAGGTCCAaccacaaaaaaacaaaaaaaaatatacgcCTTGAAAAAAACTAGTGCCATAACGCGATAAATCGCACATTGACACGTTATTTGGACGCCAAGTTTAACAAACCTGCTTTTAACGTTTTCGTAACGGCCACACCACGTCTCGCGTCATGGCACGCTTTGAGGCGTGTTTTTTCGAACCATGGTGTTTATTGATATCCGAAAAATTTTGAACTTAAAAAATCTATTTTTCTCTTTATTTAGACATCATACACGATAAACCAATGTTGTTTTTTTTCACTTGATTAATTATCCAATTATATGAAAATATACCAAGTTActgttaaaaatatttttaaataacaaataattaaaatataaaagtcAAAAACTAAATGAAAATGCATAAGTAACGTCACTAAACTACATCCAATACCCTTAACTCTCGCGCTCTTATATATTTtgatataaaaaatatttaaaaaaaataattggataTCGAATATCCAAAATATCTAAAAATTCAGAAAAATACTATCCATATCCGAATCTGGTTAATTTGTAAAGATTAAGCCTCGGAAAGAAGAAATATAGTACTTTTTCGTTTAAAATGAGGTGAAAAAGATATGTGAATTCTTGCTATAGGTTAACCTAGTAGGAATTGAAATCAGATGGTTTGTAGGTATCATGTTAGTGAAAGGTGACCCTTACTTGGCCTTAAGTCCCTCTTAGAACGAGTTGTGTAGTTAGAGACCATCACTTTGGTTTTAAGCTTGACTTATTGTAGAAAAAATGTAAACAACAAATTACATAAGAAACGCTATACTCTCCTAATGATCGATTTTACAAACTATAAGTATGAATCAATATACTCAATACATTGACTCTAACTAACAAAACCCTAGAAGATGACGGTTTTGAGAGAACAAAACAGAAGAGAGAATGTATTGCAGAACTAATCTCTATTCTCTATTTAATAATGTGTATATAGTGTATACAACACCTTAGGGAATTATACACAATCCATATGGGAGAATACATATGTACATGAAAGATTTTGTAACTAAGGTACAATACTTCTCAGCTATCCACATTTAGTCCTTCAACAATTTATGTTGAAAACACCATGCAATCGATTTAACAATATACCCGTTAATATTCGTTAATATTTTGGTACCAACCCTAATAAGCATGTGTTCAACTTTTAATCCTCAATGTTGCTCGACCAAAACTCAGCTTCTTAAAATGTGATCCATCGTAATTGTAGATGCGGAAAAAAATACATCAGAAACAATCGTTTATGTTAATTATCggttatttcttatttttatttttggatcatgtttttttaaacaaaaaataaaagattgaaaagaaaaaaaaaatagagggGTGAAATGGAGTATGTACAGTAGTCTAGGGCCTCTAATACAAATCTTTCAGAACTACATAATCAACAGTCTTCTTATCCACCGAATTACGGAACGATCTTAAATGGAAGCGGGAAATCTCCTCCGTGCAGTCCCGTTAAATTCTCATACACCTTCCGGTCTCCTTCTCCGATCTAGTCCACAGTTCTCTAGGGTTTCGGCCAACTTACAGGTGCCTTTGTcttccctctctttctctctctatatgtATATGTATCTATGTTTCAATTTAAAGTTTTCATTGAACAAGTGAAGGGAGGTTATAAAGGACCAAGGCCAAAAAGAGAATTGATTGCTGATTGGGTATCAAAAAACGACGATATTGTCAGGAGTATTCCGATCTACGTAGGAGGGACCTCTCTGTTCGGTGTTCTGTTCAACAGGACAATTTCCGGCATAGCTCCGGTTGCTGATGCCAGCAGGTAATCAATCGGATTCTCACTTCTTCTGCTAATTAATGATTTTCGTAATTAACTTTCTTTCatctccttttttttttctccTAATTTGATTGATTGAATACGATTCATCAGTACATTAGCAACTGATTTTGAATTGAATCCAATACCTCTTTTCCTGTAGCCATTGTAAAATGCGTATTCTAAAAGCTTTTTTCAATCATCATGCAGTTCACAATCCAGAGCCGATCTACTTGCAATTGGGTTAGCAGTAACTAATATTTTAGCAGGTCTTGTGTGGCTTTCAATTCGACCTAAATCCATATCTGTGGTAAGAAAACCCCAAAACCCCCTTTCATATCAGCTTCTAACTTGGTTTTTGTCACCACTTTGATACATgaatttcaaattttgaattcaGGTGCCACCACGAGGTGTGGAGTGTGAAAGAATACATTCCAGCATTCCAGATCTTGTATCTTCTGAATTAAAATGGTATGGAAAAACatcatttttcaatttttttaatggCGATAAGTTAGTGTTTGTGAATTGTGATGTTAGGGCATGGGAATCATTGTCAGGAGTGACATGCAGCAAGTCTGTAGTGATTGTATATGATGGGATTTGTGTTGCACAAATTGGATATGCTTCTAATGAAAATGAAGGTGAAGCCATGGTTGTAGATGCTCATAAGTTGATGCAAGGATCAATCTATCAAGGCCTTATGAAATCTGGATCACGTAAGCCACATGTGAATGTGATAATgatgatatttttgaaataaattatattataatatttgaAGAATTTTACAGAAAGCTACTTGGCAAATTTATCTCTGTATCCTGGAAAATCTGAGCTCCCATTTCTCCCTTCAAACACACAGGTAACAAACCATTCAAATCGTCTTCAAGTTTACCAGGTCATTTGtatatttacacttttggcccaagttTTAAACTTTGTTACAAATTTGCACAAACTTATTACAGGCAGTGATCTTGCAACCACTTGGAGATAAAGGAATTGCAATAATTGGAGGTGACACTATTCGAGGCTTCACAACATCAGACCAGGAAAGCATtcatctttttattattatttattattttttcctTTTCACTAATCCAATTCCAAAATAAATAGGAAaatatgctttttttttttttttttgcataagtTAAAgcgaagtaataataataatagtatagTAATAGTATATACCCCTCTGCTGCAGGCATGGATCAGTTTAATAGGAGAGAAGCTGGATGCCACGCTTTCTAAGCATATCAACACCAAAAAACCTTTGGCTACTTCTAAACAAAGATAAACGTTTTGTTTTTCGTTATTCATTATTAATTTAACTATATGTTTGTATATCacaataataatttaatatatatatttagcCAGTGAGAGAGTTGTTTGGTGTTCTTATTACATCATTCAATATTTCTATTTTTGTATTATATTTCATTTGAATCTAGTTACATCATCTTCCTTATTACAATTGTTATTGTTCTTGTGATTTCACTGTCCTCAATATCTATTTCGCATCTGTTTCCACCGTAATAATGAGTCGTAGTTTGGCCAATATCCGAGTTAACCACAGCATTATTTTTGTCGTACAAAAACTACTCAtagttttaaataatatttaaaaaaaaaacagctCATAAAAAAATAACACTAAATGTCTAAAAATAGAATATAAAATAAACCACTACATTTTTTAAAGCAATCAaccattgataaaaaaaaatgcacCTATGCGAGCAATTACCCTCTAAAACCTCTTTTAAACAATGAAAAAAATTAGAACTCTGAGATATTGGCACCAAATTTCCGCAAAAACTGGTTATTACTTTAAAAGGTAATTTaaagaattttaaaataaaaaattaaaaaagagtGTTTCGATCAACCCACTGCGTTACGTCAACTTTtcaatgaaatgtcactaaatgacCCAAGTATGAAAAAATAGGTCAGTTATCATTAAACTAAACGAATATTCGTGCGTCAACTTTTCAATAGAATGTCACTAAATGACCCAAGTATCAAAGAATAGGTCAATTTATCATTAAACTAGATGAATATTCGTGCGTTGAGCAAAATCTAATAAAATATTTTGCTGTCATGAATTATGAAATAATGATTTTACTATTAAGTagatatataatattttaaacatatgataatatataaaaacatattaaaaCTACATCATCTTAATCGTCTTTATATGCGGGTTATGCATGAAAGTTTCATAGTTAAActaattttttatttgttattattttttaactattattaaaattaattagtTGGGATAGATATTTTATACTCTTATCcatcagtatatatatatatatatatatatatatatatatatatatatatatatatatatatatatatatatatatatatatatatatatatatatatatatataatcgtgcTTGCTCCATATGCCAATTTGCATGTTTAGTccttatttttgaaattaactTGGGTCGTCCCTTATTCGTTTATTTTCTACCCGCCTAGGTCCTGTCGAAATTAACCATTTGTTTTCTCCGTTTGGGTGCCCCATTTGCCTAGCATGTAGGGATATTTTCGTCGTTGCCCCTCCCCTTCTTTCACTCACCTTCATCAGTATTCTTCTTCCCCATTTTCTTCTTAAGTTAGCTTTCTCCACCTAAAATGGCCATTAGATGCAACTATGGAGCTGAAGTTGTGATTCGTACTTCGTGGAGCAACAACCTTGGAAAACATTACTATGCTTGTTCTATCTTGGTTAATACGCATCAGGAAGGATGTAATACACTTATTCATCATATCAGACAGAGGTTGCAGACAACTCAGAGTCAGCAGAATATTTATGTCGACAAACGTCGATCTGAGTTAGAATTCCAGGTAGACGATATCGTtttactgaaggtatcaccctggaagggtgtaataTGTTTCAAGAAGAGGAGCAAGTTGGGACCCCCGGTATATTTGGTTGTTTCAAGTAATTGTCAGGGTTGGCAATGTAGCCTATCGAGTGGATCTGTTTGAGGAGCTCATATATGAAATTTGTTGCAAAATCGGTCCCTTGGTTACCTAATTAGAAAACGAGTTTttttggtacgttgggcgtacaaggcaaaaacttaaaccctaatttttagggtttgaaacctatttaagcatccttatctcATTGGGATCCCTTCATTCACCAACCTCCAACCCTCTTCTCGTCcctagcaaaccctaatctccATTTGTGTTGTTTTAAGctcatttttaatgtttttgtccATTGTGGAAGGAAGGAAGTCATTGGAAAGCAAGGAAGGAGCTCCAAGCTTCATAGATCTGAGTTTTACACCGCATGAGCAACCTCTAGAAGGTATAAATTTCTAAACTTGTTGATTATCTCATTAGATCTTACTAGATGTGAAGTTTTGTGCTTTTTGGTCCCAtaatcatggtccttttgggtatgACTGTATGAGCTACACCAGATCAAATGAGTTGTCATTTTGGACGTTTAAGAGTGTCTAGAGTGATAAAAATTGGATCTTTGTCCTTCTTTTCCTTCGATGCAAAggttatgatgtcttaatggattaataagttaaggTTCTAGCTTTTGGACCTTTCCAAGCCATGAAAGtcataaagatggaaactttatgacttagaacgATGTTATGGGTCTAGATCTAAGTTTGGACAAGAGGTCTTGACGAAATAAGCTCTTAATATAAGGATTTGGATTCAGACGCGGTACGTTGCGCGTATTGGGTTTAAGTCCTGTGATTTTGGATGGATTGTGGCTACACCTAGCGTAGTAGTttagtacgtagggcgtactcatCCAGGTTGACCTTCCCTTGACCCATTGACTTtctgactttgacctttgacctggggtttgaccaagtttgacttagggCATTTTTGAGTATTTTGAGATGTGATTTGAGTTTAGGTCactgtaacgtcccattttcacaatctaaaatttttcatttttattaagataaaactttccaatttataaatccattattaagaaaaccgtttattccaaattacatttatttaaaatcagagttttATAGAAAACGTTGAATCCTCAATGCTGCTAATACGTGTGTACAGTCCCACTTTCGCCTTCCCATAGAtaccaatgatacctgaaacaataaacaactggataagcataaagcttagtgagttttccctaaaataccac is part of the Lactuca sativa cultivar Salinas chromosome 7, Lsat_Salinas_v11, whole genome shotgun sequence genome and harbors:
- the LOC111919074 gene encoding protein COFACTOR ASSEMBLY OF COMPLEX C SUBUNIT B CCB4, chloroplastic, whose protein sequence is MEAGNLLRAVPLNSHTPSGLLLRSSPQFSRVSANLQGGYKGPRPKRELIADWVSKNDDIVRSIPIYVGGTSLFGVLFNRTISGIAPVADASSSQSRADLLAIGLAVTNILAGLVWLSIRPKSISVVPPRGVECERIHSSIPDLVSSELKWAWESLSGVTCSKSVVIVYDGICVAQIGYASNENEGEAMVVDAHKLMQGSIYQGLMKSGSQSYLANLSLYPGKSELPFLPSNTQAVILQPLGDKGIAIIGGDTIRGFTTSDQAWISLIGEKLDATLSKHINTKKPLATSKQR
- the LOC111919073 gene encoding purple acid phosphatase 2; protein product: MSVRWCPVIVSVLGLLVFESALFVDGGTTSSFVRKYEKTIDMPLDSDVFTEPPGYNAPQQVHITQGDHVGKAMIVSWVTMEEPGSDTVVYWSEDSSSQNTAEGIITTYTYYDYTSGFIHHCNLTDLEHDTKYYYEIGIEHASRTFWFTTPPPIGPDVPFTFGLIGDLGQSFDSNITLTHYEMNPTKGKTVLFVGDISYADNYPYHDNTRWDSWGRFAERSTAYQPWIWTAGNHELDFAPELGETEPFKPYTHRYQVPFEASESTSPFWYSIKIASAYIIVLSSYSAYGKYTPQHEWLEKELPKVDRSETPWLIVMTHTPLYNSYIYHYMEGESMRVIFEPWFVKYKVDVVFSGHVHAYERTERISNIGYDVVNSKCDPIKDDSAPIYITIGDGGNLEGLAINMTEPQPMYSAFREASYGHAILDIKNRTHAYHSWHRNQDGYAVTADSMWFYNRYWYNHDLHASS